A genomic region of Methylobacterium durans contains the following coding sequences:
- the cobS gene encoding adenosylcobinamide-GDP ribazoletransferase, translating to MADDPRRTGEADMPGLDLLYDLAACLRFFSRLPVPRLPGEPDPHLPPDFRTVPRMLPLAGLVLALPSALVLLAGRGLGLGPFLAATLAVAALVLATGALHEDGLADVADGFGGGTTPERRLEIMRDSRIGAYGGAALVLALALRIGALATLLDRTGAAAAIALMLAASLSRTAALAPMVMLAPARTGGAAASVGRPTKATAGIATGIAAILTLLALPFGLPFGGLLLMLVLALGASLAVSALARARIGGQTGDVIGACQQAAEIAALLGLIVAVPM from the coding sequence ATGGCCGACGATCCGAGGCGCACCGGCGAGGCCGACATGCCGGGCCTCGACCTCCTCTACGACCTCGCCGCCTGCCTGCGCTTCTTCTCGCGCCTGCCGGTGCCGCGCTTGCCCGGCGAGCCCGATCCGCACCTGCCCCCCGATTTCCGCACGGTGCCGCGGATGCTGCCGCTCGCGGGCCTCGTCCTCGCGCTGCCTTCCGCCCTGGTGCTGCTGGCGGGGCGCGGCCTCGGCCTCGGGCCGTTCCTCGCCGCGACGCTCGCCGTCGCCGCCCTGGTCCTGGCCACGGGGGCGCTGCACGAGGACGGGCTCGCCGACGTGGCGGACGGGTTCGGCGGCGGGACCACGCCCGAGCGGCGCCTCGAGATCATGCGCGACAGCCGGATCGGCGCCTACGGAGGGGCGGCCCTCGTCCTCGCGCTGGCGCTGCGGATCGGCGCGCTGGCGACCCTGCTCGACCGGACCGGGGCGGCGGCCGCCATCGCCCTGATGCTCGCAGCAAGCCTCTCGCGCACGGCGGCGCTCGCCCCGATGGTGATGCTGGCGCCCGCCCGGACCGGCGGCGCGGCGGCCTCGGTGGGCCGGCCGACCAAGGCGACGGCCGGGATCGCCACGGGGATCGCCGCGATCCTGACCCTGCTGGCCCTGCCCTTCGGGCTGCCCTTCGGCGGCCTCCTGCTGATGCTCGTCCTGGCTCTCGGCGCGAGCCTCGCGGTGAGCGCGCTCGCCCGCGCCCGGATCGGCGGCCAGACCGGCGACGTGATCGGCGCCTGCCAGCAGGCGGCCGAGATCGCGGCGCTCCTCGGCCTGATCGTCGCCGTGCCGATGTGA
- the cobT gene encoding nicotinate-nucleotide--dimethylbenzimidazole phosphoribosyltransferase, which yields MTETGPFADIRGLIASMPGPDREAAAAIATREARLTKPAGALGRLEHLVAWLGSWQGKASPTLDRPLVCVFAGSHGVTARGVSAYPDAVNRQMLENFAAGGAAINQICAAYGLGFKVFDLAIDLPTGDITVGPAFDEKACVATMAFGMEAVAAGTDCLAVGEMGIGNTTVAAAIYAALFGGEARHWVGRGTGIDDAGIARKVAAVEAALARHAGHLADPLEVLSRVGGREIAAMAGAILAARLQRVPVVLDGYVATAAAAILHAIDPSALDHCLAGHVSAEGAHADVLERLGLVPLLALGMRLGEGSGAALGMGLLKGALACHRDMATFEQAGVSGRSDG from the coding sequence ATGACCGAGACCGGCCCCTTCGCGGATATCCGCGGCCTGATCGCCTCCATGCCGGGCCCGGACCGGGAGGCGGCCGCCGCCATCGCCACGCGGGAGGCACGGCTGACGAAGCCGGCCGGCGCCCTCGGTCGCCTGGAGCACCTCGTCGCGTGGCTCGGGTCCTGGCAGGGCAAGGCGAGCCCGACCCTCGACCGGCCCCTCGTCTGCGTCTTCGCCGGCAGCCACGGGGTCACGGCCCGCGGCGTCTCGGCCTATCCCGACGCGGTCAACCGGCAGATGCTCGAGAATTTCGCCGCCGGGGGCGCGGCCATCAACCAGATCTGCGCGGCCTACGGCCTCGGCTTCAAGGTGTTCGACCTCGCGATCGACCTGCCGACCGGCGACATCACGGTCGGGCCAGCCTTCGACGAGAAGGCGTGCGTGGCCACCATGGCCTTCGGCATGGAGGCGGTGGCGGCCGGCACCGATTGCCTCGCGGTCGGCGAGATGGGCATCGGCAACACCACGGTCGCGGCGGCGATCTACGCGGCGCTCTTCGGGGGCGAGGCGCGCCACTGGGTCGGGCGCGGCACCGGCATCGACGACGCCGGCATCGCCCGCAAGGTCGCGGCGGTCGAGGCGGCGCTCGCCCGCCATGCCGGCCACCTCGCCGATCCGCTGGAGGTCCTGTCCCGCGTCGGCGGGCGCGAGATCGCCGCGATGGCGGGCGCGATCCTCGCCGCCCGCCTGCAGCGGGTGCCGGTGGTCCTCGACGGCTACGTCGCCACCGCGGCGGCGGCGATCCTGCACGCGATCGACCCCTCCGCCCTCGACCATTGCCTCGCGGGCCACGTCTCGGCGGAGGGCGCGCACGCCGACGTCCTGGAGCGCCTCGGCCTCGTGCCGCTGCTGGCGCTCGGCATGCGCCTCGGCGAGGGCTCCGGCGCGGCGCTCGGGATGGGCCTCCTCAAGGGCGCGCTCGCCTGCCACCGCGACATGGCGACCTTCGAGCAGGCGGGGGTGTCGGGGCGCTCGGACGGGTAG
- a CDS encoding sensor histidine kinase, which translates to MSDLTVEMVQRGRGPSAEEANRRRGIARDMRSAREKLTSSTGLERAFDYELLRLYAQYRIGAGIPLGLFAVVMAGASVFWVPHAIAAAWALCVFLAITLISSLSRRFLRQDKAEVSLAQWRRLFVAGEAIQGLCWSAMIGLGATGGRTFALFGLVIAAAIATMLAATVPAAAVAGLVPLALATLSLLLFSQHMDALLLVVMAVGAQLFFLGLARRLYTSTVGALQSRAEKDAIFTELEEAKANSDEARRRAEEANLAKSRFLATMSHELRTPLNAILGFSEVMKNEVFGPHTTASYQEYSTDIHDSGMHLLNLINEILDLSRIEAGRYEMNEEAVLLAHIVEECRHMMGLRARSKGQTFHDFVDDSLPKIWADERGLRQIVLNLLSNAVKFTPPGGEITIKVGWTSSGGQYVAVKDSGPGIPEDELGTVMSSFGRGSLAIKTAEQGSGLGLPIVKGLVDLHGGHFQLVSRPREGTEVIVTLPASRVMDTLPAVDVAAEAPPPRRSRPRGRPEAAHLSRVGEVESAGCGPGDGSGLSGQVAPLTLSLSRTGEGTCA; encoded by the coding sequence ATGTCCGACCTGACTGTGGAGATGGTCCAGCGGGGGCGCGGCCCGTCCGCCGAGGAGGCCAACCGGCGCCGCGGCATCGCCCGCGACATGCGCTCGGCCCGGGAGAAGCTGACCTCCTCGACCGGCCTGGAGCGCGCCTTCGACTACGAGCTGCTACGCCTCTATGCGCAGTACCGGATCGGCGCCGGCATCCCGCTTGGCCTGTTCGCGGTGGTGATGGCCGGGGCCTCGGTGTTCTGGGTGCCGCACGCGATCGCGGCGGCCTGGGCCCTGTGCGTCTTCCTCGCGATCACGCTGATCTCGTCGCTCAGCCGCCGCTTCCTGCGGCAGGACAAGGCGGAGGTCTCCCTCGCGCAGTGGCGGCGCCTCTTCGTCGCCGGCGAGGCGATCCAGGGCCTGTGCTGGTCGGCGATGATCGGGCTCGGCGCCACCGGGGGCCGCACCTTCGCCCTGTTCGGCCTCGTCATCGCCGCCGCGATCGCGACCATGCTCGCCGCCACCGTTCCGGCCGCCGCCGTCGCGGGCCTCGTGCCGCTGGCGCTCGCGACGCTGTCGCTCCTCCTGTTCTCGCAGCACATGGACGCGCTGCTCCTCGTCGTGATGGCGGTCGGCGCGCAGCTCTTCTTCCTGGGGCTGGCGCGGCGCCTCTACACCTCGACGGTCGGCGCGCTCCAGTCGCGCGCGGAGAAGGACGCGATCTTCACCGAGCTGGAGGAGGCCAAGGCCAATTCCGACGAGGCGCGGCGGCGCGCGGAGGAGGCGAACCTCGCCAAGTCCCGCTTCCTCGCGACGATGAGCCACGAGCTGCGCACGCCGCTCAACGCGATCCTCGGCTTCTCGGAGGTGATGAAGAACGAGGTCTTCGGCCCCCACACCACGGCGAGCTACCAGGAATACTCGACCGACATCCACGATAGCGGGATGCACCTCCTCAACCTCATCAACGAGATCCTGGACCTCTCGCGGATCGAGGCGGGACGCTACGAGATGAACGAGGAGGCGGTGCTCCTCGCCCACATCGTCGAGGAATGCCGCCACATGATGGGCCTGCGCGCCCGCTCGAAGGGGCAGACCTTCCACGATTTCGTGGACGATTCCCTGCCCAAGATCTGGGCCGACGAGCGGGGGCTGCGCCAGATCGTGCTGAACCTCCTCTCGAACGCCGTGAAGTTCACGCCGCCGGGCGGCGAGATCACCATCAAGGTCGGCTGGACGAGTTCGGGGGGCCAGTACGTCGCCGTGAAGGACAGCGGCCCCGGCATCCCGGAGGACGAGCTCGGCACCGTCATGTCGTCCTTCGGCCGCGGCTCGCTCGCCATCAAGACCGCCGAGCAGGGCTCGGGGCTCGGCCTGCCGATCGTGAAGGGCCTCGTCGACCTGCACGGCGGCCATTTCCAGCTCGTCTCCCGGCCCCGAGAGGGCACGGAGGTTATCGTCACCCTGCCGGCGAGCCGGGTGATGGACACGCTGCCGGCCGTGGACGTCGCGGCCGAGGCGCCCCCGCCAAGGCGCAGCAGGCCGCGCGGGCGGCCTGAGGCGGCGCACCTCTCCCGTGTGGGAGAGGTCGAGTCCGCAGGATGCGGACCGGGAGACGGATCAGGTCTTTCCGGACAGGTCGCACCCCTCACCCTGTCCCTCTCCCGAACGGGAGAGGGGACCTGCGCGTGA
- a CDS encoding (2Fe-2S)-binding protein: MIKLTVNGRAHEVEADPETPLLWVLRDHLDKTGTKYGCGIAQCGACTVHLDGQPVRSCQTRIGDVGEAKVTTIEGVSGRVAEAVQTAWRKLDVVQCGYCQSGQIMSAIGLLTDNPKPSDSDISGAMDGNICRCGTYQRIRAAIHEAARTLA; this comes from the coding sequence ATGATCAAGCTGACCGTCAACGGCAGGGCCCACGAGGTCGAGGCCGATCCCGAGACGCCGCTCCTCTGGGTGCTGCGCGACCATCTCGACAAGACGGGCACCAAGTACGGCTGCGGCATCGCGCAGTGCGGAGCCTGCACCGTCCATCTCGACGGGCAGCCGGTCCGCTCCTGCCAGACCCGGATCGGGGATGTCGGCGAGGCCAAGGTCACGACGATCGAGGGCGTCTCGGGCCGGGTGGCCGAGGCGGTCCAGACGGCGTGGCGCAAGCTCGACGTGGTCCAGTGCGGCTACTGCCAGTCCGGCCAGATCATGTCCGCCATCGGGCTCCTCACCGACAATCCGAAGCCCTCGGATTCCGACATCTCGGGCGCCATGGATGGCAACATCTGCCGCTGCGGCACCTATCAGCGCATCCGCGCGGCGATCCACGAAGCCGCACGAACCCTCGCCTGA
- a CDS encoding xanthine dehydrogenase family protein molybdopterin-binding subunit, with product MLTIGRSKAGGRAPRVSRRSFLGGAAATGAIVIGFRLDPKGPSYAAGGPDLSTVKAMPNAFVRIASDDTVTVICKHLDMGQGNTTGLATILADELDADWATVRTEFAPADAALYNNTLMGPVQGTGGSTAIANSWFQLRKAGAAAREMLVAAAAYQWKVPVSEITVENGVVRHAASKREARFGALAASAATLPVPQEPRLKQPGEWRLIGQRVPRLDSVAKTNGSAVYSLDIRRPGQVTAVVAHPPRFGATVKSVDDKAARAVTGVLDVVTIPTGVAVIAKDTFAAMKGRDALAVTWDDAGAEARSSEAILAEYRETAKRPGLVASERGDPEAGIKGAAKVLEAEFSFPYLAHAAMEPLNATIERASDGTYDVHAGCQLQTVEQAVIAAILGVTTDKVRLHTLWAGGSFGRRATPGADYLAEAASIVKATGAKAPVHLVWTREDDMTGGYYRPTVYHKLRAGLDAKGAITGWQHVMVGKSIMIGSPFEAMIVKNGIDGTTVEGASDTPYALPAYRFEVHNAREGVPVLWWRSVGHTHTAQVMEVFIDELAHAANVDPLAYRLALLNQAPRLSAALRLAAEKANWAERTREKGHGLGVSAHESFGSYVAMVADVSVQEAGVKVNRIVAAVDVGIAVNPDIIRAQVEGAVGFALSSVLRNRITLKDGVVQERNFDSYEPTRMSEMPVVEVHIVPSQAAPTGIGEPGVPVLAPAISNAIFAATGQRLRSLPLDLASLRGV from the coding sequence ATGCTGACAATCGGTCGGTCGAAGGCCGGAGGCCGCGCCCCGCGCGTCTCCCGCCGCAGCTTCCTCGGCGGTGCCGCCGCGACGGGCGCCATCGTGATCGGCTTCCGCCTCGACCCGAAGGGACCGTCCTACGCCGCGGGCGGGCCGGACCTCTCGACGGTCAAGGCGATGCCCAACGCCTTCGTGCGGATCGCCTCGGACGACACCGTCACGGTCATCTGCAAGCATCTCGACATGGGCCAGGGCAACACGACCGGGCTCGCCACCATCCTCGCCGACGAGCTCGACGCGGATTGGGCGACGGTTCGCACCGAATTCGCGCCCGCCGACGCCGCGCTCTACAACAACACCCTGATGGGCCCGGTGCAGGGCACCGGCGGCTCGACCGCCATCGCCAATTCCTGGTTCCAGCTGCGCAAGGCGGGTGCGGCCGCCCGCGAGATGCTGGTGGCGGCCGCCGCCTACCAGTGGAAGGTGCCGGTCTCCGAGATCACGGTGGAGAACGGCGTCGTGCGCCACGCTGCCTCGAAGCGCGAGGCCCGGTTCGGCGCGCTCGCCGCCTCGGCCGCGACCCTGCCGGTGCCGCAGGAGCCGCGCCTCAAGCAGCCGGGCGAGTGGCGGCTGATCGGCCAGCGGGTGCCCCGCCTCGACTCGGTGGCCAAGACGAACGGCAGCGCGGTCTACTCCCTCGACATCCGCCGCCCCGGCCAGGTCACGGCGGTCGTCGCGCATCCGCCCCGCTTCGGCGCCACCGTGAAGAGCGTCGACGACAAGGCCGCCCGCGCCGTCACGGGCGTCCTCGACGTGGTCACCATCCCGACCGGCGTCGCCGTGATCGCGAAGGACACCTTCGCCGCCATGAAGGGCCGCGACGCCCTCGCCGTCACCTGGGACGATGCGGGCGCGGAGGCCCGCTCCTCCGAGGCCATCCTCGCCGAGTACCGGGAGACGGCCAAGCGCCCCGGTCTCGTCGCCTCGGAGCGCGGCGACCCGGAGGCGGGCATCAAGGGCGCGGCGAAGGTGCTGGAGGCGGAGTTCAGCTTCCCCTACCTCGCCCACGCCGCGATGGAGCCCCTCAACGCCACGATCGAGCGGGCCTCGGACGGCACCTACGACGTCCATGCGGGCTGCCAGCTCCAGACCGTCGAGCAGGCGGTCATCGCCGCGATCCTCGGCGTCACGACCGACAAGGTCCGGCTGCACACGCTCTGGGCCGGCGGCTCCTTCGGCCGGAGGGCGACGCCCGGCGCCGACTACCTCGCCGAGGCCGCGAGCATCGTGAAGGCCACGGGGGCCAAGGCGCCCGTCCACCTCGTCTGGACCCGCGAGGACGACATGACGGGCGGGTACTATCGCCCGACCGTCTACCACAAGCTGCGCGCCGGCCTCGACGCCAAGGGCGCCATCACGGGCTGGCAGCACGTGATGGTCGGCAAGTCGATCATGATCGGCTCGCCCTTCGAGGCGATGATCGTCAAGAACGGCATCGACGGCACCACCGTCGAGGGCGCCTCCGACACGCCCTACGCGCTCCCGGCCTACCGGTTCGAGGTCCACAACGCCCGCGAGGGCGTGCCGGTCCTGTGGTGGCGCTCGGTCGGCCACACCCATACGGCGCAGGTCATGGAGGTCTTCATCGACGAACTCGCCCACGCGGCGAATGTCGACCCCCTGGCCTACCGCCTCGCGCTCCTCAACCAGGCGCCCCGCCTCTCCGCCGCGCTGAGGCTCGCCGCCGAGAAGGCGAACTGGGCCGAGCGCACCCGCGAGAAGGGCCACGGCCTCGGCGTCTCGGCGCACGAATCCTTCGGCTCCTACGTCGCCATGGTGGCCGACGTCTCGGTGCAGGAGGCGGGCGTCAAGGTGAACCGCATCGTCGCGGCGGTCGATGTCGGCATCGCGGTCAACCCGGACATCATCCGGGCCCAGGTCGAGGGCGCGGTCGGCTTCGCGCTCTCCTCGGTGCTCCGCAACCGGATCACGCTCAAGGACGGCGTGGTGCAGGAGCGGAACTTCGACAGCTACGAGCCGACCCGGATGAGCGAGATGCCCGTGGTCGAGGTGCACATCGTGCCCTCGCAGGCCGCGCCGACCGGCATCGGCGAGCCGGGCGTGCCCGTGCTCGCCCCCGCCATCTCGAACGCCATCTTCGCCGCCACCGGCCAGCGCCTGCGCTCGCTGCCCCTCGACCTCGCGAGCCTCAGGGGAGTCTGA
- a CDS encoding uracil-DNA glycosylase family protein — protein sequence MPSAFDETAARLRACRLCRDAPVYGQPLPHEPRPILQGSATARLCIASQAPGTRAHRTGRPFTDPSGVRLRAWLGLGEADFYDAARVAIVPMGSCFPGLDAKGGDRPPRRECAERWREAIFSGLPELELILVIGQYAQKWHLGQPEGGLTGTVARWREILAAPRRPRVLPLPHPSWRNNGWLRRHPWFEAELLPVLRPEVARVMAPPDDRDH from the coding sequence ATGCCATCCGCCTTCGACGAGACCGCCGCGCGGCTGCGCGCCTGCCGCCTCTGCCGCGACGCGCCGGTCTACGGCCAGCCTCTCCCGCACGAGCCGCGGCCGATCCTGCAGGGAAGCGCCACCGCCCGCCTCTGCATCGCCTCGCAGGCGCCGGGCACCCGGGCCCACCGCACCGGCCGGCCCTTCACCGATCCGTCGGGCGTGCGCCTGCGCGCCTGGCTCGGCCTCGGCGAGGCGGATTTCTACGACGCGGCCCGGGTCGCGATCGTGCCGATGGGCTCCTGTTTCCCGGGCCTCGACGCCAAGGGCGGCGACCGGCCGCCGCGCCGGGAATGCGCCGAGCGCTGGCGGGAAGCGATCTTTTCCGGGTTGCCGGAACTCGAACTGATCCTGGTGATCGGCCAATACGCGCAGAAGTGGCATCTCGGGCAGCCGGAGGGGGGCCTCACCGGCACCGTCGCACGCTGGCGCGAGATCCTCGCGGCGCCGCGCCGACCCCGCGTGCTCCCCCTGCCGCACCCCTCCTGGCGCAACAATGGCTGGCTGAGGCGGCATCCCTGGTTCGAGGCCGAGCTGCTGCCCGTATTGCGCCCGGAGGTTGCACGGGTGATGGCGCCCCCGGATGATCGCGATCATTGA
- the pyrF gene encoding orotidine-5'-phosphate decarboxylase, translating into MPDLADPRDRLIVALDLGDVAEAEALVERIGDAATFYKIGYRLAYAGGLALVPRLAERGLKVFLDLKLHDIGNTVEEGVRSLTSLGATFLTVHAYPQTMRAALRGRGANPLKILAVTVLTSYDEADAREAGYALPVRDLVAQRAAQALEIGIDGIVCSAEEAASVRSVVGPDRLIVTPGIRPSGSDFGDQKRVMTPAEARAAGIDHVVVGRPITGAADPSAVARRIVAEMA; encoded by the coding sequence ATGCCCGATCTCGCCGACCCCCGCGACCGCCTCATCGTCGCCCTCGACCTCGGCGACGTGGCCGAGGCCGAGGCGCTGGTGGAGCGCATCGGCGACGCCGCCACCTTCTACAAGATCGGCTACCGCCTCGCCTATGCGGGCGGCCTCGCTCTCGTGCCGAGGCTCGCCGAGCGCGGCCTCAAGGTCTTCCTCGACCTCAAGCTCCACGACATCGGCAACACCGTGGAGGAGGGGGTCCGCTCGCTGACCTCCCTCGGCGCGACCTTCCTGACGGTCCACGCCTACCCCCAGACCATGCGGGCCGCCCTACGCGGCCGTGGTGCCAACCCCTTGAAGATCCTCGCGGTTACGGTGCTGACCTCCTACGACGAGGCGGACGCCCGGGAGGCCGGCTACGCTCTGCCCGTGCGGGACCTCGTGGCGCAGCGGGCGGCCCAGGCGCTCGAGATCGGCATCGACGGCATCGTCTGCAGCGCGGAGGAAGCGGCCTCCGTCCGTTCCGTCGTCGGGCCGGACCGGCTGATCGTCACCCCGGGCATCCGCCCGTCCGGCTCGGATTTCGGCGACCAGAAGCGCGTGATGACGCCGGCAGAGGCCCGCGCCGCCGGCATCGACCACGTCGTCGTCGGCCGCCCGATCACGGGTGCCGCCGACCCGTCTGCGGTGGCCCGCCGCATCGTCGCTGAAATGGCTTGA
- a CDS encoding DUF1330 domain-containing protein — protein MARGYWIVRVDVRDADAYRDYAAANGAAFAQFGGRFLVRGGAFEAVSGSARARNVVIEFPTYAAALACWHSDVYQAARAKQKGGAETDLIVIEGYDGEQPGAGAPPQPANPASE, from the coding sequence ATGGCACGCGGATACTGGATCGTCCGGGTCGATGTCCGGGACGCCGACGCCTACCGGGATTACGCGGCGGCGAACGGCGCCGCCTTCGCGCAGTTCGGCGGCCGCTTCCTCGTGCGGGGCGGCGCCTTCGAGGCGGTGTCCGGCTCGGCCCGGGCCCGCAACGTCGTGATCGAGTTCCCCACCTACGCGGCGGCGCTCGCCTGCTGGCATTCGGACGTCTATCAGGCGGCCCGCGCCAAGCAGAAGGGCGGGGCGGAGACGGACCTCATCGTCATCGAGGGATACGACGGCGAGCAGCCGGGTGCGGGCGCTCCGCCGCAGCCTGCCAACCCGGCCTCGGAGTAG
- a CDS encoding TetR/AcrR family transcriptional regulator has product MTHPADQELIVAEESAPTTRCRILATAERFFREIGYQKTTVADIAKTLRMSPANVYRFFDSKKAINEAVVERVTREVEALIATIAATPGLSASDRIAEIVRSLHVDCLERCRENPRIHEMVEAAMTESWDVCRHHVDRISGVLGRVVTDGVRNGEFAAEDPTMAAQCVHVAIVRYCHPVLVSQYPNGPAPPIETMIAFLLRALQARPQRA; this is encoded by the coding sequence ATGACCCACCCAGCCGATCAGGAGCTCATCGTCGCGGAGGAGAGCGCGCCGACGACCCGTTGCCGCATCCTGGCGACGGCCGAGCGCTTCTTCCGGGAAATCGGCTACCAGAAGACCACGGTCGCCGACATCGCCAAGACTTTGCGGATGAGCCCGGCCAACGTCTACCGGTTCTTCGACTCGAAGAAGGCGATCAACGAGGCGGTGGTCGAGCGGGTGACTCGGGAGGTCGAGGCTCTGATCGCGACGATCGCCGCCACCCCCGGCTTGTCGGCCTCCGACCGCATCGCCGAGATCGTACGGAGCCTGCACGTCGACTGCTTGGAGCGCTGCCGGGAGAACCCCCGGATCCACGAAATGGTGGAGGCGGCGATGACCGAGAGCTGGGACGTCTGCCGCCACCATGTCGACCGGATCAGCGGCGTGCTGGGGCGTGTGGTGACGGACGGCGTGCGCAACGGCGAGTTCGCCGCGGAGGACCCGACCATGGCTGCCCAGTGCGTCCACGTGGCGATCGTGCGCTACTGCCACCCGGTCCTGGTCAGCCAGTACCCGAACGGGCCGGCCCCGCCGATCGAGACGATGATCGCCTTCCTGCTCCGCGCGCTGCAGGCGCGGCCGCAGCGCGCCTGA